The following are encoded together in the Ignatzschineria indica genome:
- a CDS encoding tRNA threonylcarbamoyladenosine dehydratase, whose amino-acid sequence MIEQDYQRRFSTLERLYEKEGLKRLAESHVVVIGIGGVGSWAVEALARSGVGKLTLIDLDNIAESNINRQIHALSSTIGASKVEEMKRRIVEINSACEVEVIEDFLTEDNLNLYLELDRKKAWILDAIDEVRVKAALIAYAKRHRYKIISTGAAGGKCLADALLIDDLNATFHDPLCARLKSILRKDYGFPDHTKRAGVPIVFSRENSQAKKSANGGLNCQGYGSIMTVTATMGIMAAGYIINKITKRI is encoded by the coding sequence ATGATTGAGCAAGATTATCAGCGCCGATTTTCAACTTTAGAGCGCCTCTATGAGAAAGAAGGTTTGAAGCGTCTTGCCGAGAGCCATGTGGTAGTTATCGGAATTGGTGGAGTGGGCTCTTGGGCTGTAGAGGCATTGGCTCGAAGTGGGGTTGGAAAGTTAACGCTAATTGATCTCGATAATATTGCAGAGAGTAATATTAATCGGCAGATTCATGCATTAAGTTCAACGATTGGGGCATCGAAAGTTGAAGAGATGAAGCGTCGGATTGTTGAGATCAATAGCGCATGTGAGGTAGAGGTGATTGAAGATTTTTTAACAGAGGATAATCTCAATCTCTACTTAGAGCTCGATCGTAAAAAGGCTTGGATTTTAGATGCGATTGATGAGGTGAGAGTAAAGGCGGCATTGATCGCTTATGCTAAGCGACATCGTTACAAGATCATTTCAACGGGGGCTGCCGGGGGGAAATGTCTAGCGGATGCGCTCTTAATTGATGATCTTAATGCAACATTCCATGATCCGCTTTGCGCGCGTTTAAAATCGATCTTGCGAAAAGATTATGGTTTTCCTGATCATACTAAACGAGCAGGTGTGCCGATCGTTTTTAGTCGCGAAAATAGTCAGGCGAAAAAGAGTGCAAATGGCGGACTGAATTGTCAGGGGTATGGTTCTATCATGACGGTTACAGCAACGATGGGAATTATGGCTGCGGGATATATCATCAATAAAATTACAAAGCGTATCTAG
- the rpoC gene encoding DNA-directed RNA polymerase subunit beta', with the protein MNLLNLFKTEDKGGFDAIKIGLASPEKILSWSYGEVKKPETINYRTFKPERDGLFCAKIFGPVKDYECLCGKYKRLKHRGVVCEKCGVEVTLSNVRRERMGHISLASPVAHIWYLKSLPSRIGLLLDMTLRDIEKILYFESFVVIEPGMTPFEHGQVLTDEEFLDAIEEYGDEFDARMGAEAILELLKALDLEEEASRLREELQETRSETKFKRLSNRLKLVESFISSGNKPEWMILTNLPVLPPDLRPLVPLDGGRFATSDLNDLYRRVINRNNRLQRLLELEAPDIIVRNEKRMLQESVDSLLDNGRRGRAISGANKRPLKSLADMIKGKQGRFRQNLLGKRVDYSGRSVIVVGPTLRLHQCGLPKQMALELFKPFIFSQLIQRGIATTIKAAKRMVEREVPEVWDILEHVITEHPILLNRAPTLHRLGIQAFEPVLIEGKAIQLHPLVCTAFNADFDGDQMAVHVPLSIESQLEARALMMSSNNILSPANGEPIIVPSQDVVLGLYYMTRERINAKGEGRVFTDTAEVHRAYVLKELDVHAKVSVRLPISMFEDAKEGETYRRVESTVGRILLTDLLPEGLPFSLIDKVLTKREISNLINSCYRRLGLKDTVIFADKLMYTGFYYAMRSGSSISYEDMVIPPQKQEIIERAEAEVKEVQLQYSQGLVTNGERYNKVIDIWSRTNEEVAKTMMNNLGKDEVVDEKTGEKVEQTSFNSIFMMADSGARGSAAQIRQLAGMRGLMAKPDGSIIETPITANFREGLDVLQYFVSTHGARKGLADTALKTANSGYLTRRLVDVAQDLVIVNEDCGTTDGLLMTPIVEGGDIVEPLRDRVLGLVVAEDVYIPGTDEVLFSAGTLLDEAAVELLDEKGVDELIARSPITCKNRHGLCAKCYGRDLGRGHLVNPGEAVGVIAAQSIGEPGTQLTMRTFHIGGAASGSAAVSNVQVKTKGTLKLVRMKTVRNKDNNLVSISRSGELIIMDEFGRNRERYKVPYGATIVVDEGGSVEIGDVVATWDPHTIPVIVEVSGFIKFVDFEENINVQKQTDDITGLSNLIVLDSKQRNTGGKRPSIYVVDEAGNELNIPGTDVTAMYTLPVGAILNLNDGDAVSIGDALARIPQESSKTRDITGGLPRVADLFEARRPKEAAILAETTGIVSFGRETMSKQRLIITDSAGVAHEELIPKWRHVNVFEGETVEKGEIIVDGELSAHDILRLLGVKELAAYLVKEIQDVYRLQGVKISDKHIEVIIRQMLRKVEILEANDSSFIKGEQAEYVAVLEENDRLEAEGKVPATYQPVLLGITKASLATDSFISAASFQETTRVLTDASIRGLKDHLRGLKENVIVGRLIPAGTGLIYHQERRNAAK; encoded by the coding sequence ATGAACTTATTAAATTTATTTAAGACGGAAGATAAAGGCGGTTTTGATGCGATCAAGATCGGTTTAGCATCGCCAGAGAAAATTCTTAGCTGGTCTTATGGTGAAGTCAAAAAGCCAGAAACGATCAATTATCGAACCTTTAAGCCAGAACGTGATGGTCTCTTTTGTGCGAAAATTTTCGGACCTGTAAAAGATTATGAGTGCTTATGTGGAAAGTATAAGCGTTTAAAACATCGTGGTGTGGTGTGTGAAAAATGTGGCGTTGAAGTCACACTTTCAAACGTTCGTCGTGAACGTATGGGGCATATTAGCCTTGCATCACCTGTGGCACATATTTGGTATCTAAAATCATTGCCAAGCCGTATCGGTCTTCTTCTTGATATGACGCTTCGTGATATTGAGAAGATTCTTTACTTTGAATCTTTTGTTGTGATTGAGCCGGGCATGACACCATTTGAGCATGGTCAGGTCTTAACGGATGAAGAATTCTTAGATGCGATCGAAGAGTATGGCGATGAGTTTGATGCACGAATGGGTGCAGAGGCAATCTTAGAGCTTCTTAAAGCGCTAGATCTTGAAGAGGAAGCTTCACGTCTTCGTGAAGAGCTTCAAGAGACGCGTTCAGAGACGAAGTTCAAGCGCCTCTCAAACCGTCTAAAACTGGTTGAGTCATTTATCTCATCAGGTAATAAACCTGAGTGGATGATCTTAACAAACCTTCCGGTATTACCACCAGATCTTCGCCCACTCGTTCCACTAGATGGTGGCCGTTTTGCGACATCAGATCTCAATGATCTCTATCGTCGTGTCATTAACCGTAACAATCGTCTACAGCGTCTTCTTGAGTTAGAAGCGCCCGATATTATTGTGCGTAATGAGAAGCGTATGCTTCAAGAGTCAGTAGACTCTCTACTCGATAATGGTCGTCGTGGTCGTGCAATCTCTGGAGCGAATAAGCGCCCATTGAAATCACTTGCCGATATGATCAAAGGTAAGCAAGGTCGCTTCCGTCAAAACCTTCTTGGTAAGCGTGTTGACTACTCTGGTCGTTCTGTAATCGTTGTTGGTCCGACACTTCGTCTACATCAGTGTGGATTACCGAAGCAGATGGCTCTTGAGCTCTTCAAACCATTTATCTTCTCACAATTGATCCAGCGTGGTATTGCAACAACGATTAAAGCTGCAAAGCGTATGGTTGAGCGTGAAGTGCCGGAAGTTTGGGATATCTTAGAACACGTTATTACAGAGCATCCGATTCTTCTTAACCGTGCACCGACCCTTCATAGATTAGGGATTCAAGCATTTGAGCCAGTATTGATCGAAGGTAAAGCAATTCAGCTTCACCCATTAGTCTGTACTGCATTTAACGCTGACTTCGATGGTGACCAGATGGCGGTTCACGTACCTCTATCGATTGAGTCACAATTAGAAGCGCGTGCATTGATGATGTCTTCAAACAACATCCTTTCACCGGCAAATGGTGAGCCGATCATCGTTCCTTCTCAGGACGTTGTTTTAGGTCTCTACTATATGACGCGTGAGCGAATCAATGCGAAAGGGGAAGGAAGAGTCTTTACAGATACCGCGGAAGTTCATCGTGCTTATGTTTTAAAAGAGCTTGATGTTCATGCAAAGGTTTCTGTTCGTCTTCCGATTTCAATGTTTGAGGATGCAAAAGAGGGAGAGACTTATCGCCGTGTTGAATCGACAGTAGGTCGTATTCTCTTAACGGATCTTCTTCCTGAAGGACTTCCATTCTCTTTAATTGACAAAGTTTTAACAAAACGAGAGATCTCCAACTTAATTAACAGTTGCTATCGTCGCTTAGGTCTTAAAGATACCGTTATCTTTGCTGATAAATTGATGTATACCGGCTTCTACTATGCAATGCGTTCAGGCTCATCAATCAGCTATGAAGATATGGTGATCCCGCCACAGAAACAAGAGATTATTGAGCGTGCTGAGGCGGAAGTTAAAGAGGTTCAGTTACAATACTCACAAGGTTTAGTGACCAATGGTGAACGCTATAACAAAGTGATCGATATCTGGTCGCGCACCAACGAAGAGGTTGCAAAAACTATGATGAATAACCTCGGTAAAGATGAGGTTGTTGATGAGAAGACAGGCGAAAAGGTTGAGCAGACTTCATTTAACTCGATCTTTATGATGGCAGACTCTGGAGCGCGTGGTAGTGCGGCACAGATCCGTCAGCTTGCAGGGATGCGTGGATTGATGGCAAAACCGGATGGTTCGATCATCGAAACACCGATTACGGCAAACTTCCGTGAAGGTCTCGACGTTCTTCAGTACTTCGTTTCAACGCATGGTGCTCGTAAAGGTCTTGCAGATACGGCATTGAAGACAGCAAACTCAGGTTACTTAACACGTCGTCTTGTTGACGTTGCTCAAGACCTTGTGATTGTCAATGAAGATTGTGGTACAACAGATGGTCTCTTAATGACGCCGATCGTTGAAGGTGGGGATATTGTTGAACCATTACGTGATCGCGTTTTAGGACTTGTTGTGGCAGAAGATGTCTATATTCCTGGAACGGATGAGGTTCTCTTCTCAGCAGGGACTCTTTTAGATGAAGCTGCGGTTGAGCTTCTCGATGAGAAGGGCGTTGATGAGTTAATCGCTCGTTCACCTATTACGTGTAAAAATCGTCATGGATTGTGTGCAAAATGTTATGGTCGTGACTTAGGTCGTGGTCATCTTGTTAATCCAGGTGAAGCCGTTGGGGTTATCGCAGCTCAGTCAATCGGGGAGCCGGGAACACAGTTGACGATGCGTACGTTCCATATCGGGGGTGCGGCATCAGGTTCTGCAGCTGTTTCTAATGTTCAGGTGAAGACTAAAGGAACATTGAAACTTGTCCGTATGAAGACTGTTCGTAATAAGGATAATAACCTTGTTTCGATCTCTCGTTCAGGTGAGCTGATCATTATGGATGAGTTTGGCCGTAACCGTGAACGCTATAAAGTTCCTTATGGTGCGACGATTGTTGTTGATGAGGGGGGTAGTGTTGAGATCGGTGATGTTGTTGCAACATGGGATCCACATACAATCCCCGTTATTGTTGAGGTTTCAGGTTTTATCAAGTTTGTTGATTTTGAAGAAAATATCAACGTTCAGAAACAGACTGATGATATTACCGGACTCTCTAACTTAATTGTTCTCGATTCTAAGCAACGTAATACCGGCGGAAAACGACCATCAATCTATGTTGTTGATGAAGCAGGCAATGAACTCAATATCCCTGGAACAGATGTAACAGCAATGTATACACTTCCTGTTGGTGCGATTCTTAACCTCAATGATGGTGATGCTGTCTCCATCGGGGATGCGTTAGCACGTATTCCACAAGAGTCGTCAAAAACACGTGATATTACCGGGGGTCTCCCACGAGTTGCTGACCTTTTTGAAGCGCGTCGTCCGAAGGAAGCTGCGATTCTTGCTGAGACAACAGGTATTGTTAGCTTCGGTCGTGAGACAATGAGTAAACAGCGTCTTATTATCACAGACTCAGCAGGCGTGGCTCATGAAGAGTTAATTCCTAAATGGCGCCATGTCAACGTCTTCGAAGGGGAGACTGTTGAGAAGGGTGAGATCATCGTTGATGGTGAGTTAAGTGCACACGATATTCTTCGCCTCTTAGGGGTGAAAGAGCTTGCAGCATATTTAGTAAAAGAGATTCAGGATGTTTATCGCCTTCAAGGGGTTAAGATCTCTGATAAACATATTGAAGTCATTATTCGCCAGATGCTCCGTAAAGTGGAGATTCTTGAGGCGAATGATAGCTCCTTTATTAAGGGTGAGCAGGCAGAATATGTGGCAGTTCTCGAAGAGAATGATCGCTTAGAGGCAGAGGGTAAAGTTCCTGCAACTTACCAACCTGTTCTTCTTGGTATCACAAAAGCATCGCTTGCAACAGATAGCTTTATCTCTGCAGCATCGTTCCAAGAGACAACGCGTGTCTTAACTGATGCATCGATTCGCGGCTTGAAAGATCATCTCCGTGGTCTTAAAGAGAACGTTATCGTAGGTCGATTAATTCCTGCGGGAACGGGTCTTATCTATCATCAAGAGCGTCGCAATGCAGCTAAGTAG
- the nusB gene encoding transcription antitermination factor NusB, translating to MSVSKRKLIASRKSARFFLIQALYEWQIAQSSLNEISANLAADNEKFAQANSEYFHELLQNIVQKRSELDNTIAPFLDRDVTQVDPIEHAILWLGTYELQYQLDIPYKSVINEAVELAKQFGAEGSHRYVNGILDKIAKTVPLRNGEK from the coding sequence GTGTCTGTTTCAAAGCGTAAATTAATAGCTTCAAGAAAATCGGCAAGATTCTTTTTAATTCAAGCACTCTATGAGTGGCAAATTGCACAGAGTTCTCTCAATGAGATCAGTGCTAATTTAGCAGCCGATAATGAGAAGTTTGCTCAAGCAAATAGTGAGTACTTCCATGAGTTATTACAAAATATTGTTCAAAAGCGATCTGAGCTGGATAATACTATTGCTCCATTTTTAGATCGTGATGTAACGCAGGTAGATCCTATTGAACATGCGATCTTATGGTTAGGAACTTATGAGTTGCAATATCAGCTCGATATTCCTTATAAGTCAGTGATCAATGAGGCGGTAGAACTTGCTAAGCAGTTTGGCGCTGAGGGAAGCCATCGTTATGTGAATGGTATTTTAGATAAAATTGCTAAAACCGTTCCCTTACGAAATGGTGAGAAATAG
- the rplL gene encoding 50S ribosomal protein L7/L12 — protein sequence MAISHEDILNAIEEMKTAEVMELISAIEEKFGVTAAVAVAAGPAGDAGAAAEAQTEFDVVMTAIGDKKINVIKVVRGITGLGLGDAKALVEGAPATVKEQVSKEEADKIKAELEEAGATVELK from the coding sequence ATGGCAATCTCACACGAAGATATCCTTAATGCAATTGAAGAGATGAAAACTGCAGAAGTTATGGAGTTAATCTCTGCAATCGAAGAGAAATTTGGCGTAACAGCAGCAGTTGCAGTTGCAGCTGGTCCTGCAGGTGATGCTGGTGCAGCAGCAGAAGCTCAAACTGAGTTTGATGTTGTAATGACAGCTATCGGCGACAAGAAAATCAACGTTATCAAAGTGGTACGTGGTATCACAGGTCTTGGTCTTGGTGATGCTAAAGCGCTTGTTGAAGGTGCACCTGCAACAGTTAAAGAGCAAGTATCTAAAGAAGAAGCAGACAAGATCAAAGCTGAGCTTGAAGAAGCGGGCGCAACTGTTGAACTTAAATAA
- the rplJ gene encoding 50S ribosomal protein L10, protein MSSLQSKQVVVEEVSGLANNAHSLVLSEYHGLTVAQITSLRNAARSADVDIRVVKNTLARLALKDTQFEDAIPSLVGPIIMAFSMSEEDPVAGARVIHNFLKEKANEKLVVKAIAHDGEVHDGSALKAIASLPTKEEAISMFLAVLKAPVQKLAATLASVRDKKEAEAA, encoded by the coding sequence ATGAGTTCTTTGCAAAGTAAACAAGTAGTGGTAGAAGAGGTTAGTGGGTTAGCAAATAATGCGCACTCTCTAGTTCTTTCTGAGTACCACGGGCTTACGGTAGCTCAGATTACATCTCTTCGTAATGCGGCAAGATCAGCAGATGTTGATATCCGTGTTGTGAAAAATACATTAGCAAGACTTGCATTGAAAGATACTCAATTCGAAGATGCGATCCCAAGTCTTGTTGGTCCGATCATTATGGCTTTCTCTATGAGCGAGGAAGATCCAGTTGCCGGCGCACGTGTTATTCACAATTTCCTTAAGGAAAAAGCGAATGAGAAGTTAGTAGTTAAAGCAATTGCCCATGATGGCGAAGTCCATGATGGTTCTGCACTGAAAGCAATCGCGTCACTCCCAACGAAGGAAGAAGCGATCTCAATGTTCTTAGCAGTATTGAAAGCACCAGTTCAGAAACTTGCAGCAACTTTAGCTTCTGTAAGAGACAAGAAAGAAGCAGAAGCAGCTTAA
- the rpoB gene encoding DNA-directed RNA polymerase subunit beta: MVYSFTEKKRIRKDFGQQIEVQEVPFLLATQIDSYENFLQEHTPRRERRDQGLHAAFKSIFPIEAIKAKTATSNGFRLSLEYVDYHIGEPEFDVRECQMRGTTYAASLRIGMRLKISDLETGEIKEIREADIDQFGRGGVYLGEIPLMTENGTFVINGTERVIVSQLHRSPGVFFDHDKGKGHSSGKLLFSARIIPYRGSWMDFEFDAKDLVYARIDRRRKLHATIILKALGLSDAEILAEFFETNKFLIKGKKLFLELVPARLRGEMAAFDIILDGDVLVEKGRRVTARHIKRLEDAGIEELEVPFEYLVGKVLSQDVMDESTGELLALANDVITAETLEKFVAYGINEIPVLFTNDVDRGAYISDTLRADTTKSQLEAQIEIYRMMRPGEPPTKEAAENLFASLFFTSDRYDLSAVGRMKFNRRLGRDSDTGEGTLSNQDILDVLKELVAIRNGHGQVDDVDHLGNRRIRSVGEMVENVYRIGLVRIERAVKDRLLLAEAEGLTPHDLINAKPVGAAIKEFFGSSQLSQFMDQNNPLSEVTHKRRISALGPGGLTRERAGFEVRDVHVTHYGRVCPIETPEGPNIGLINSLASYARTNSYGFLETPYRKVVDGRVTDQVDYLSAYEEANYGIAQANAKLDENGAFVEELIAARSGGEFTLLTKEQISYIDISPKQIVSVAAALIPFLEHDDANRALMGSNMQRQAVPTLNADKPLVGTGMERIVARDSGVCVVAKRGGVVDYVDATRIIIRVNDDETVVGQSGVDIYNLTKYQRSNANTCVNQKVLVKEGDIVSRQDILADGPSTDLGELALGQNMLVAFMPWNGYNYEDSILISERVVKEERFTTIHIEELTCVARDTKLGPEEITSDIPNVSESALSKLDEAGIAYIGAEVKSGDILVGKVSPKGETTLTPEEKLLRAIFGEKASDVKDNSLRVPSGMDGTVIDVRVFTRDGIEKDSRAKEIEDRELRGVRKDLNDQLRILEDDLFERVSKSLIGADVAAGNKGIKAGDKITEGYLQGIEREKWLDLKVKSEELAEELVKLKALLDQQRKESNKKFEELRAKLTQGDELAPGVLKMVKVYLAVKRRIQPGDKMAGRHGNKGVISMIVPEEDMPYMEDGTPVDICLNPLGVPSRMNIGQILETHLGWAAHGLGLKIDKMLKSHAEVQKLRSFLDEIYNKDESAQQIDLDKFSDDEILELCGNLRKGVPMASPVFDGASEEEMRRMLRLADLPESGQITLYDGRTGDAFDRPVTVGFMYMLKLNHLVDDKMHARSTGPYSLVTQQPLGGKAQFGGQRFGEMEVWALEAYGAAYTLQEMLTVKSDDVAGRTAVYKNIVNGEHNIEVGMPESFNVLIKEIRSLGIDIDTVNDGDDE; encoded by the coding sequence ATGGTCTATTCGTTTACAGAAAAAAAACGCATCCGTAAAGACTTCGGACAGCAGATCGAAGTTCAGGAAGTCCCTTTCCTTCTCGCGACACAAATTGACTCTTACGAGAATTTTTTGCAAGAGCATACCCCTAGACGCGAGCGTAGAGATCAAGGATTGCACGCGGCGTTTAAATCGATCTTCCCAATTGAAGCTATCAAAGCTAAAACAGCAACATCTAACGGCTTTCGCCTCTCTTTAGAGTATGTGGATTATCACATTGGCGAGCCTGAATTTGATGTTCGCGAGTGCCAGATGCGTGGAACGACCTATGCAGCGTCGTTGCGTATTGGGATGCGATTAAAAATTTCTGATTTAGAAACCGGCGAAATTAAAGAGATCCGTGAAGCGGATATCGATCAATTTGGTCGCGGTGGTGTCTATTTAGGTGAAATTCCTTTAATGACTGAAAATGGTACATTTGTGATCAATGGTACTGAGCGTGTTATCGTTTCTCAGCTCCATCGTTCACCTGGTGTCTTCTTCGATCATGATAAAGGGAAAGGACACTCATCTGGTAAATTACTCTTCTCCGCAAGAATTATCCCTTACCGTGGTTCTTGGATGGATTTTGAGTTTGATGCAAAAGATCTCGTTTATGCTCGTATCGATCGCCGCAGAAAATTACATGCGACAATCATCTTAAAAGCTTTAGGTCTCTCTGATGCTGAGATCTTAGCTGAGTTCTTTGAAACGAATAAGTTCTTAATTAAAGGGAAGAAACTCTTCCTTGAGCTAGTTCCTGCTCGACTCCGTGGTGAGATGGCCGCTTTCGATATTATTCTCGATGGCGATGTATTGGTAGAGAAAGGACGTCGTGTAACAGCTCGTCATATTAAACGCCTTGAAGATGCGGGTATTGAAGAGTTAGAGGTACCATTTGAGTATCTTGTAGGTAAAGTCTTATCACAAGATGTTATGGATGAATCTACCGGTGAACTCTTAGCATTAGCCAATGATGTTATTACAGCTGAGACATTAGAAAAGTTTGTTGCTTATGGAATCAATGAGATTCCTGTGCTCTTCACGAATGATGTCGATCGCGGTGCTTATATCTCAGATACTCTACGTGCTGATACAACGAAGAGTCAATTAGAGGCGCAGATCGAAATCTACCGTATGATGCGTCCAGGTGAACCACCTACAAAAGAAGCTGCTGAGAATCTCTTTGCAAGCCTCTTCTTCACAAGTGATCGTTATGATCTCTCTGCAGTTGGTCGCATGAAGTTCAATCGACGTCTTGGTCGTGATAGCGATACCGGCGAAGGCACACTCTCTAATCAAGATATTTTAGATGTCTTAAAAGAGTTGGTTGCTATTCGTAATGGACATGGACAGGTAGATGATGTTGACCATTTAGGTAACCGTCGTATTCGTTCAGTAGGTGAGATGGTTGAAAATGTCTATCGTATCGGTTTAGTACGTATCGAAAGAGCAGTTAAAGATCGTCTTCTCTTAGCGGAAGCTGAGGGTTTAACACCACATGATCTCATCAATGCTAAACCTGTGGGTGCGGCAATCAAGGAGTTCTTCGGATCTTCGCAGTTATCTCAATTTATGGACCAAAACAATCCATTATCAGAGGTGACTCATAAGCGTCGTATCTCTGCATTAGGTCCAGGTGGTTTAACACGTGAGCGTGCAGGCTTTGAAGTCCGTGACGTTCATGTAACTCACTACGGCCGTGTTTGTCCTATCGAAACACCGGAAGGTCCTAACATCGGTCTTATCAACTCACTTGCAAGTTATGCACGTACCAATAGCTATGGTTTCTTAGAGACACCATATCGTAAAGTTGTTGATGGACGTGTGACAGATCAGGTTGATTATCTCTCAGCTTATGAAGAAGCAAATTATGGTATTGCGCAGGCAAATGCAAAATTAGATGAAAATGGTGCTTTTGTTGAAGAGTTGATCGCTGCTCGTTCAGGTGGGGAGTTTACGCTTCTTACAAAAGAGCAGATTAGCTATATCGATATCTCACCTAAACAGATTGTTTCTGTAGCAGCAGCATTAATTCCCTTCCTTGAGCATGATGATGCGAACCGTGCTCTGATGGGATCAAACATGCAACGTCAAGCAGTTCCAACACTCAATGCTGATAAACCACTTGTGGGTACAGGTATGGAGCGTATCGTTGCGCGCGACTCAGGGGTCTGTGTTGTTGCGAAGCGTGGGGGAGTTGTTGATTATGTTGATGCAACAAGAATCATTATCCGTGTTAATGATGATGAGACAGTGGTAGGTCAATCTGGGGTTGATATCTATAATCTCACAAAATATCAGCGCTCGAATGCAAACACCTGTGTTAACCAAAAAGTATTGGTAAAAGAGGGTGATATTGTATCGCGTCAAGATATCTTAGCAGATGGTCCTTCCACTGACTTAGGTGAGCTTGCTCTCGGTCAAAATATGTTAGTAGCGTTCATGCCATGGAATGGTTACAACTATGAAGACTCCATCTTGATCTCGGAGCGTGTGGTTAAAGAAGAGCGCTTTACAACGATCCACATTGAAGAGTTAACCTGTGTTGCTCGTGATACAAAATTAGGGCCTGAAGAGATCACCTCCGATATTCCTAATGTTTCTGAATCAGCACTCTCTAAACTTGATGAAGCAGGTATTGCTTATATCGGTGCAGAAGTTAAATCTGGCGATATCTTAGTGGGTAAAGTATCACCGAAAGGGGAGACCACTTTAACGCCTGAAGAGAAACTGCTTCGCGCTATCTTTGGTGAGAAAGCTTCTGATGTTAAAGACAACTCGCTTCGTGTTCCTTCAGGAATGGATGGAACGGTGATCGATGTTCGTGTCTTCACCCGTGATGGCATTGAGAAAGATAGCCGTGCGAAAGAGATTGAAGATCGCGAACTCCGTGGTGTTCGTAAAGACTTAAATGACCAACTTCGTATTCTTGAAGATGACCTCTTTGAGCGTGTAAGCAAAAGCTTGATTGGTGCTGATGTTGCTGCGGGCAATAAGGGCATTAAAGCAGGTGATAAGATCACTGAAGGGTATCTTCAAGGTATAGAGCGTGAAAAATGGCTCGATCTTAAAGTGAAATCTGAAGAGCTTGCTGAAGAGTTGGTGAAACTTAAAGCGCTATTAGATCAGCAGCGTAAAGAGTCGAATAAGAAGTTTGAAGAACTTCGTGCGAAATTGACCCAAGGTGATGAGCTAGCTCCTGGTGTCTTGAAGATGGTGAAGGTCTATCTCGCGGTTAAACGTCGTATTCAACCTGGAGATAAGATGGCAGGTCGTCACGGGAACAAAGGGGTTATCTCCATGATTGTTCCAGAAGAAGATATGCCTTATATGGAAGATGGGACACCTGTTGATATCTGTCTTAACCCACTTGGGGTACCTTCTCGTATGAATATCGGTCAGATCCTTGAGACTCACTTAGGTTGGGCTGCTCATGGATTAGGATTGAAGATCGATAAGATGCTCAAATCTCATGCTGAAGTACAAAAACTTCGTAGCTTCCTAGACGAGATCTACAATAAAGATGAGAGTGCTCAACAGATTGATCTTGATAAGTTCAGCGATGATGAGATCTTAGAGCTCTGTGGAAATCTCCGTAAAGGGGTTCCGATGGCAAGCCCTGTATTTGATGGTGCTTCAGAAGAAGAGATGCGTCGTATGCTTCGTTTAGCAGATCTTCCAGAGTCTGGTCAAATTACCCTTTATGATGGTCGTACAGGGGATGCTTTTGATAGACCGGTAACTGTAGGTTTTATGTATATGCTCAAACTTAACCACTTGGTTGATGACAAGATGCATGCTCGTTCAACAGGACCATACTCACTTGTAACGCAACAGCCATTAGGTGGTAAAGCACAATTTGGTGGTCAGCGTTTCGGAGAGATGGAAGTGTGGGCACTTGAGGCTTACGGTGCTGCATATACCCTACAAGAGATGTTAACAGTAAAATCAGATGACGTTGCTGGCCGTACAGCGGTCTACAAAAATATCGTCAATGGTGAGCATAACATCGAAGTGGGAATGCCTGAGTCATTTAACGTACTGATTAAAGAGATCCGTTCTCTAGGTATCGATATTGACACAGTCAATGATGGGGATGATGAGTAA
- a CDS encoding superoxide dismutase: MAFELPKLPYALDALAPHISKETLEYHYGKHHQTYVNTLNTLIEGTEFENASLEEIILKSSGPIFNNAAQVWNHTFYWESLKPQGGGAATGKIAEEINKKWGSFEEFQKAFDKCAIGTFGSGWAWLVKNKDGSIELVSTSNAATPLTEGQTPLLTCDVWEHAYYIDYRNSRPNYLENFWALVNWDKVNERLG, translated from the coding sequence ATGGCATTTGAATTACCAAAATTACCTTATGCATTAGATGCACTTGCACCACACATCTCTAAAGAGACATTAGAGTATCACTATGGTAAGCATCATCAAACTTATGTAAACACATTAAATACTTTAATTGAAGGTACTGAGTTTGAGAATGCGTCTTTAGAAGAGATCATCTTAAAATCATCAGGCCCAATCTTCAATAACGCAGCGCAAGTATGGAACCATACCTTCTATTGGGAATCTTTAAAACCACAAGGTGGTGGCGCGGCAACAGGTAAAATTGCTGAAGAGATCAATAAGAAATGGGGTTCTTTTGAAGAGTTTCAAAAAGCATTCGACAAGTGTGCAATTGGTACATTTGGTTCAGGTTGGGCGTGGCTTGTTAAGAATAAAGATGGCTCAATTGAGTTAGTCTCTACCTCAAATGCAGCAACTCCTTTAACAGAAGGTCAAACTCCACTTTTAACATGTGATGTTTGGGAGCATGCATACTATATCGATTACCGTAATAGCCGTCCTAACTACTTAGAAAACTTCTGGGCATTAGTAAACTGGGATAAAGTAAACGAACGTTTAGGCTAA